A window of the Juglans microcarpa x Juglans regia isolate MS1-56 chromosome 5D, Jm3101_v1.0, whole genome shotgun sequence genome harbors these coding sequences:
- the LOC121265474 gene encoding protein BUD31 homolog 2, protein MPKVKTNRVKYPEGWELIEPTLRELQAKMREAENDPHDGKRKCEALWPIFKIAHQKSRYIFDLYHRRKEISKELYEFCLDQGYADRNIIAKWKKPGYERLCCLRCIQPRDHNFATTCVCRVPKHLREEKVIECVHCGCKGCASGD, encoded by the exons ATGCCAAAGGTGAAAACAAACCGTGTTAAATACCCGGAGGGCTGGGAATTAATTGAGCCTACTCTTCGCGAACTGCAAGCAAAGATGAGAGAAG CTGAGAATGATCCACAtgatgggaaaagaaaatgtgaggCATTATGGCCTATTTTTAAAATAGCACATCAGAAGAGTCGCTATATTTTTGACCTTTACCACCGCAGAAAGGAAATATCCAAGGAATTGTATGAATTCTGTCTGGATCAAGGCTATGCTGACCGCAATATAATTGCAAAATGGAAAAAG CCGGGTTATGAACGTCTCTGCTGCTTAAGATGCATTCAACCACGGGATCACAATTTTGCTACCACGTGCGTGTGCCGAGTGCCAAAGCATCTGAGAGAGGAGAAGGTTATCGAGTGTGTCCATTGCGGTTGTAAGGGCTGTGCAAGTGGGGACTAA